The segment AGACCACCTTCCTCTATTTCGGCCTCGGACAAGGCATCATCATCTGCATTCTCGCCTTCTTCCTGCTGGCGCCGAAGCCTGGCCAGGTGCCGAGCGTCGTGGCGAACGCTGCGCTCGCGCAGACGCGGCGCAACTACCAGCCCACGGAAGTTTTGCGTCAGCCGATCTTCTGGCTGATGTACTTCATGTTCGTGATCGTCGGCGCCGGCGGGTTGATGGTGACGGCGAACCTCAAGCCGATCGCGGTCGACTGGAAGGTCGACGCGGTGCCGGTGACGCTGATCGGCATGACCATGACCGCGGTGACGTTCGCAGCCACCATCGACCGCGTGCTCAACGGCCTGACGCGTCCGTTCTTCGGCTGGATCTCCGACATGATCGGCCGCGAGAACACGATGTTCATCGCCTTCGGCATGGAAGGTTTCGGCATCTGGATGCTCTATCTCTGGGGCCACGATCCGATCTGGTTCGTGATCCTGTCGGGCTTCGTATTCTTTGCCTGGGGCGAGATCTACTCGCTGTTCCCCTCGACCTGCACCGACACTTTCGGCGCGAAATTCGCGACCACCAATGCCGGCCTGCTCTACACCGCGAAAGGTACGGCTGCGTTGCTGGTGCCGCTCGCGAATTACGTGCAGCAGACCTCGGGCCATTGGGACAACGTGTTCATCCTCGCGGCCGGCGCCAACATTCTGGCCTCGCTGCTCGCGCTCGTGGTGCTGAAACCCTGGCGCAAGGTGGTGGTCGCGCAATCGACCACCTGAAGCACGACCATCCCACCCATGACGCCCGGCCTCGCGGCCGGGCGTTTTCGTTTTCCGCGAAACGCTCCCAATTCCAGGAATCCGAATGGAACAGCCCTATTTTGCTGCGGCGCGTCGCAAGATAGGGCTTGCTTTCTGGAATATGGTATACCAAGCTGCCAGCCGCGCTTGCGACGATAAGCCACAATATTTGCGACACTCCGTCATTTGGGCGGCGCGTGTCGTGACCAGACAGGCGCTTGGGAGGTTGTTGATGATGTCCAGCACGGACGGCGCGGTGACCGCTGCGCCCTTACGAACCGGTTTCCGTTGGCTCCAGCTCGCAATGGGCATCGTCTGCATGGCGATGATCGCAAACCTGCAATATGGCTGGACGCTGTTCGTCGATCCGATCGACGCCAAGTACCATTGGGGTCGCGCCGCGATCCAGCTTGCTTTCACCATCTTCGTCGTCACCGAGACCTGGCTGGTGCCGGTCGAAGCCTGGTTCGTCGACAAGTACGGCCCACGCATCGTCATCATGTTCGGCGGCGTGATGATCGCGCTGTCCTGGATTCTGAACTCCTACGCCGATAGCCTTCCCCTGCTTTACACGGCGGCCGTCGTCGGCGGCATGGGCGCGGGCGCCGTGTACGGCACCTGCGTCGGCAATGCGCTGAAATGGTTTCCCGATCGCCGCGGCCTCGCCGCCGGCGCGACCGCCGCAGGCTTCGGCGCAGGTGCCGCGCTCACCGTGGTGCCGATCGCGACCATGATCGCCTCGAGCGGCTATCAGCACGCGTTCCTCACTTTCGGCATCGGCCAGGGCCTGATCGTTTTCGTGCTCGCTTTCTTCATCCAGCCGCCGCGGATCTCGATCCCGCCGAAGAAGAAGCAGCTCAATCTGCCGCAGACCAAGATCGACTTCACCCCGCCACAGGTGCTGCGCAGCCCGATTTTCTGGGTGATGTATCTCGTCTTCGTGATGGTCGCCTCCGGCGGCTTGATGACCGCCGCGCAGATCGCGCCGATCGCGCACGACTTCAAGATCGCCGACACGCCGGTGACGCTCGCGGGCTTCCAGATGGCGGCGCTGACGTTTGCGATCTCGCTCGACCGCATCTTCGACGGCTTCGGACGTCCGTTCTTCGGTTTTGTCTCCGACAATATCGGTCGCGAGAACACCATGTTCATCGCCTTCGGTACCGCAGCGCTGATGCTGCTGACGTTGTCGGCCTATGGGCACATCCCGATCGTGTTCGTGCTTGCGACCGCGGTTTACTTCGGCGTGTTCGGCGAGATCTACTCGCTGTTCCCCGCCACCTGCGGCGACACCTTCGGCTCGAAATATGCCACCACCAATAACGGCATGCTCTACACCGCGAAGGGCACAGCGTCCCTGCTCGTCCCGCTCGCGAGTGTGATTTCGATCGCCTATGGCTGGAAGGCCGTGTTCGTGGTGGCAGTGGCGTTGAACGCGACCGCTGCGCTGATGGCGCTGTTCGTGATCAAGCCGCTGCGCCGCTCCTTCATCCTCGGCAAGGAAGCCGAGAGCGCCAGCACCGCGACGGCCAACGCCAAGACCACTGCCAAGACAGAGACGGCGTAAGCGACCACACGCCATTGCACGGGCCGGAAAAGGGGCGCAGCATTGCGCCCCTTTTTCTGTTTTGACGGAGAACAAACGTCAGCATCACTGCCGCAAGAATTTTCGGATCACCCAAATCCAGGGTTTGACAATTGGCATAATGTATACCACACTTGATCCCATCGTTCACCTAGGGAGGTTGCAATGCTGGTCGGAGACATTCTGCGCAAGAAGACGCCGCGCGTTGTCACGGTGCGAATGAACGAAACAGTGGGTATCGCCGCCAAGCTGATGCGCACCAACAACATCAGCGCCCTGGTGGTGAAGGACGTGGTCCGCTCCGAAGGCAACACCGCAGTCGGCATGTTCACCGAGCGCGACGTGGTGCGCGCCGTTGCCGAGCACGGCGCCAATGGTGTGAACGTCAAGGTCGCGCAGCTCGTCTCCGTGCAGCAGCTCGTCTCCTGCACCTCGAGCGACACGATCGAGCAGGTCCGGCACCTCATGAACGTGAATCATATCCGGCACCTGCCGGTGATCGACAACTACAGCCTCGTCTCCGTCATCAGCATGCGCGACATCGCTGCTGCCGTCGACGAAGCGATCAACGGCTCGCCGCAAGCAGCAGCCTAAGGCAGCGCGACTCCTCCCCTGTGACTATCGGCCCCGGCTCGGACCCGTCCGCGCCGGACCGGATCCTTCGTCCAAAATTTGGCCTTTCCCGCGAGGATTTCATGAAGATCTGCATCTACGGCGCCGGCGCGATCGGCGGATATCTTGGAGTGCAGCTTGCGCGCGCTGGCGCCGATGTCAGCCTGGTCGCCCGCGGTGCGCACCTTGCCGCGATGCGCGAACAGGGGCTGACGCTGCTCGCGGGCGAGGACAAGCACACCGTCTATCCGCGCTGCACCGACAATGCCGCCGAGCTCGGCGTGCAGGACTACGTCATCGTGACGCTGAAGGCGCATTCGATCACCGGCGTGATCGAGAAGATGCAACCGCTGCTCGGGCCCCGCACCCGCATCGTCACCGCGGTCAACGGCATCCCCTATTGGTACTTCCACAAGCACGGCGGCGATTACGAGAACTCGACGCTGGAGAGCATTGATCCCGGCGGACGGCAATGGCGCGAGCTTGGGGCCGAGCGCGCCATCGGCTGCATCGTCTATCCCGCGACCGAGATCGAGGCGCCCGGCGTGATCCGCCACGTCTACGGCAATAATTTTCCGCTGGGTGAGCCCTCGGGCGAGATCACGAGCGACGTGCAGCGCCTCGCCGATCTCTTCGTCGCCGCCGGGCTGAAAGCGCCGGTGCTCGACCGCATCCGCGACGAGATCTGGCTCAAGCTCTGGGGCAATGTCTGCTTCAACCCGATCAGCGCGCTGACGCATGCGACGCTCGACGTGATCTGCACCGATCCGGCCACGCGCGCGCTGTCGCGTGCGATCATGGTGGAGACGCAAGGCATTGCCGAGACCTTTGGCGTCAAATTCCGCGTCGACGTCGAGCGGCGCATCGAGGGCGCCCGCAAGGTCGGCGCGCACAAGACCTCGATGCTCCAGGATCTCGAGCGCGGCCGCCCAATGGAGATCGACCCGCTCGTCACCGTGGTGCAGGAGATGGGCCGGCTGACCGGAATCCCGACGCCGGCGCTCGACTCGGTGCTGGCGATGGTGACCCAGCGTGCCCGTATCGCCGGCCTCTATGACGGCGTCTCGGCGCCATCCGATCCCCGTGCACTGGCGGTGGCGTGATGGCGGACGACCTGACGAAGTGGCTGCGCTTCCGTTACGCCGGCACGACCGGCTTCGGCACGCTGACGCCTGACGGCATCAGCGTGCATGACGGCGAGATGTTTGGCCGCAATGCGCCAAACGGCAAGATTCTGGCGCTGTCGGAGGTCGAGCTGCTCGCGCCTTGCGCACCCAGCAAGATCGTCGCGCTCTGGAATAATTTTCGCGCGCTCGCCGCCAAGCTGAACCAGCCCGAGCCACCGGAGCCGCTCTATCTCCTGAAGGCCACCACCAGCATCACGACGCCCGGCGCCGTGATCCGCCGCCCATCTTATTATGACGGCAAGACAACCTATGAGGGCGAGCTCGGCATCGTCATCGGCAAGACCTGCGCGCGCGTGTCGCCTGCGGAAGCCGGCGGCTTCATCTTCGGCTACACCTGCGTCAACGACATCACCGCCAACGATATCCTGACCGGCGACCCCACCTTCCCGCAATGGGCCCGCGCCAAGGGCATCGACGATTACGGCCCGTTCGGCCCGGTGATCGCGACCGGCCTCGATCCGGCCGAGCTTACTGTCCGTACCATCCTCAACGGCGCCGAACGGCAGAACTACCCGATCGCCGACATGATCTTCCCGGCCGAGGTGCTGGTCAGCAGGATCTCCCACGACATGACCCTGCTCCCGGGCGACCTCATCGCGGTCGGCACCTCGGTCGGGGTCGGCGTCATGAAAGAGCCGGTCAACACGGTGACTGTCGCGATCGACGGCATCGGCGAGCTGACCAACGAGTTTCGGCTGTAACGGCTCGGTCTTTCCGGGGCGCGACGTCGTCGCGAGCCATGATGCGCAATTGCGCATCTGGGAATCCATGTGTCCGCGGAGCCTGCCGCCCGATGGATTGCGGGCTCGGCGCTGCGCGCCGCCCCGGAACGACGAGCCCGAATTCGGGAAAACCTGGCACCCCTCACCCGATCGGTTGACCCAGCCGGT is part of the Bradyrhizobium commune genome and harbors:
- a CDS encoding 2-dehydropantoate 2-reductase encodes the protein MKICIYGAGAIGGYLGVQLARAGADVSLVARGAHLAAMREQGLTLLAGEDKHTVYPRCTDNAAELGVQDYVIVTLKAHSITGVIEKMQPLLGPRTRIVTAVNGIPYWYFHKHGGDYENSTLESIDPGGRQWRELGAERAIGCIVYPATEIEAPGVIRHVYGNNFPLGEPSGEITSDVQRLADLFVAAGLKAPVLDRIRDEIWLKLWGNVCFNPISALTHATLDVICTDPATRALSRAIMVETQGIAETFGVKFRVDVERRIEGARKVGAHKTSMLQDLERGRPMEIDPLVTVVQEMGRLTGIPTPALDSVLAMVTQRARIAGLYDGVSAPSDPRALAVA
- the oxlT gene encoding oxalate/formate MFS antiporter; the protein is MTDMVQATTAPTAARVSDTYRWAQLAVGVAAMVMIANYQYGWTFFVPDIQKTFGWDRASIQWAFTLFVLFETWLVPVEGWFVDKYGPRIVVLVGGVLCAIGWAINAQATTLNGYYLGMIIAGIGAGGVYGTCVGNALKWFPDKRGLAAGITAAGFGAGSALTVAPIQAMIKDSGFQTTFLYFGLGQGIIICILAFFLLAPKPGQVPSVVANAALAQTRRNYQPTEVLRQPIFWLMYFMFVIVGAGGLMVTANLKPIAVDWKVDAVPVTLIGMTMTAVTFAATIDRVLNGLTRPFFGWISDMIGRENTMFIAFGMEGFGIWMLYLWGHDPIWFVILSGFVFFAWGEIYSLFPSTCTDTFGAKFATTNAGLLYTAKGTAALLVPLANYVQQTSGHWDNVFILAAGANILASLLALVVLKPWRKVVVAQSTT
- a CDS encoding fumarylacetoacetate hydrolase family protein; this translates as MADDLTKWLRFRYAGTTGFGTLTPDGISVHDGEMFGRNAPNGKILALSEVELLAPCAPSKIVALWNNFRALAAKLNQPEPPEPLYLLKATTSITTPGAVIRRPSYYDGKTTYEGELGIVIGKTCARVSPAEAGGFIFGYTCVNDITANDILTGDPTFPQWARAKGIDDYGPFGPVIATGLDPAELTVRTILNGAERQNYPIADMIFPAEVLVSRISHDMTLLPGDLIAVGTSVGVGVMKEPVNTVTVAIDGIGELTNEFRL
- a CDS encoding CBS domain-containing protein, with the protein product MLVGDILRKKTPRVVTVRMNETVGIAAKLMRTNNISALVVKDVVRSEGNTAVGMFTERDVVRAVAEHGANGVNVKVAQLVSVQQLVSCTSSDTIEQVRHLMNVNHIRHLPVIDNYSLVSVISMRDIAAAVDEAINGSPQAAA
- the oxlT gene encoding oxalate/formate MFS antiporter is translated as MMSSTDGAVTAAPLRTGFRWLQLAMGIVCMAMIANLQYGWTLFVDPIDAKYHWGRAAIQLAFTIFVVTETWLVPVEAWFVDKYGPRIVIMFGGVMIALSWILNSYADSLPLLYTAAVVGGMGAGAVYGTCVGNALKWFPDRRGLAAGATAAGFGAGAALTVVPIATMIASSGYQHAFLTFGIGQGLIVFVLAFFIQPPRISIPPKKKQLNLPQTKIDFTPPQVLRSPIFWVMYLVFVMVASGGLMTAAQIAPIAHDFKIADTPVTLAGFQMAALTFAISLDRIFDGFGRPFFGFVSDNIGRENTMFIAFGTAALMLLTLSAYGHIPIVFVLATAVYFGVFGEIYSLFPATCGDTFGSKYATTNNGMLYTAKGTASLLVPLASVISIAYGWKAVFVVAVALNATAALMALFVIKPLRRSFILGKEAESASTATANAKTTAKTETA